CGACCTCTGGCTGGTGCAGGTGAAGACGCCGGAGGAGAGCAAATATCCGTGGGATTATTACAAGATCCTCGCGAAGATCCCCGGCGACAAGGCGTTTGGGCCGCCGGACCCCGCGTGTGCGCTGGTGAAGAAGTGACGATCGCTTGAAGCGATCGTCCTCACGCGTCAGCACGAAGCTCGAGGAGCCGAGCGAGGCGATCGGCTCGGACTGTTTCGAATGGGCCGCCCCTGCGTCAACATCGACGCGGGGCGATGTAGGCAGCGAGCGGTTTTTGTGAAAGCATGCCCCATAACGACAATAGAACAATGGGAGGCATCATGTTGCGAATCTTGCGTAATGCTGTTTTCGGTTTGGTCATTCTTTCAGGTCTTTTCGCCGCCGCCCCTCCCGCCTCCGCCGCCTACCCCGACCGTCCGGTGCATTGGCTGATCGGCTTTGCCGCCGGCGGCCCGGTCGACATCGTCGCGCGCATCATGGCGCAGGCGCTGTCGGATCGGCTCGGCCAGCAATTCATCGTCGAGAACCGCGCCGGCTCCGGCGGCAACATCGCGGCGGGTGCCGCGATCAACGCAGCCCCCGACGGCTACACGCTGCTGTTCGTCGCGCCCAACAACGCGATCTCGACCTCGCTCTACAAGAAGCTGCCGTTCGACTTCCTGCGCGACACCACGCCGGTCGCCAGCATCATGCAGCTCACCAACATGCTGGTCGTCTCCAACGCGATGCCGGTGAAGACGGTCCAGGAGTTCATCGACTATTGCAAGGCCAACCCGGGCAAGATCTCGTTCGCCTCGTCCGGCAACGGCACCTCGGTGCACATGTCGGCCGAGCTGTTCAAGGCGATGACCAAGTGCGACATGATCCACGTGCCCTATCGCGGCTCCGCGCTCGCCTTTCCCGACATCATCTCCAACAAGGTGCAGCTGATCTTCGACAACCTGCCCTCCGCGCTCGAGCAGTCGCGCGGCGGCAACGTGCGCGCGCTTGGCGTGACCTCGCCGCAGCGCTGGCCCGCCTTGCCCGACATGCCGGCGATCGCCGAGACCGTGCCGGGCTTCGAATCGGTCGGCTTCTACGGCATCTCCGCGCCGAAGGGCACGCCAGCCGACATCGTCGAACTCCTCAACAAGGCGGTCAACGAAGCGCTGAAGGACCCGAAGGTGATGGCGCGGCTGACCGAGAACGGCGGCATCCCGAGGCCGATGACGCCGGCCGAGTTCGGCAAGCTCGTCGCTGACGAGACCGAGAAGTGGCGCAAGGTCGTGGAGTTCGCCGGGGTCTCGGTGGACTGACCGGCGGGCCGGCGACCCGCCATCGGGCGGCGGGACGGAGGGGAGTTAAGGGTCCCCTCCCGGCAAAACGCGAAAACAACCCCATGCACAGTAGAAAGTCAGGCGATTTCAGCCGGTTACGGTAGGGAAAATCAAAAGCCCCCGGAAAACGGTTGACCCGTCGGGCAAAACAGGTTCATAACGGCATCATCGCAAAATTCGGTATTTCAAAAACCATCTCCGGTGCGGCGCCGAGGTTTCCGCTGCGCCCGCCGCGGCATTGCACCCCCGCCTCCATCCCTGTAAACGAACCGCGCACCGTTGCCGGCCGCGCGTTCCTGCGAGCCGTCTCGCGGCGGGGCCTGTAGCTCAATGGTTAGAGCCGGCCGCTCATAACGGTCTGGTTGCAGGTTCGAGTCCTGCCGGGCCCACCATTCCTCGAAAGATCAAAGCCTTGGCTCCCGGATGCCCGCTGGTGGGACATTTTGGTGAGGGATTCAGGCCTGTTCGCTCCCTCGTATCTGGCCGTGTCGCGTCACGGCATCTACTATTTCCGTTGGCCCATACGCGCTGCGTCGATGGAGCGCAGATCATCAAGCGTGAAGATTTCGCTACAAACACGCGATCCGAAGGAAGCGATGCGACTGTCACGCGCACCAAGCTATTCGGCTCAACAGTTGATCCAGTACGGCACCGAGCGCGGAATGAACTGAAGTTAAGTCACGAAGCCATGTGCCTTTTGCAACTAGCGCCGCCTCGCGGGGGGCACGGGGGGAACTACGCAAGCCAATTCCATTAGATGCCCGCGCGAATTTTTTATCCTATCTGCATTTGCAAAGACGCCACCGACTCAATCTACAATTGCCTTTTTCACAAACGACCCAGGACACTTGAATGACTGATCGGATTGTTCGGCAACTAATTCCGCAACCTGCCGAGCCAAATCAAGGACAGCTATTCTCTGAATACGCTGAGACGCCGAACGTCGTGCTATTGGGCGCGCCCGGGGCTGGGAAAACCCACCTGTTTATCGAAGCCGCAGCCAAGAACGGCACGCGAGTTACTACCCGGGACTTCCTCAACATTCCTGCCTTTCCCGCCGCGACAACATTGTTCATCGATGCGCTCGACGAGCGTCGAGCAGGACGCGGTGACCAGAGCACGATCGATGCCGTCGTTCAAAAATTGTTTGATGTTCAGCCAAAGCAACTTCGCATCTCCTGCCGCGAAAGCGACTGGCTCGGCTCCACCGACCTCGCAACGTTTCAGCCCTACTTCAGCAGCCACGGAGGCTACGTAGTCTTAGCACTCGAAAAGCTGACCACGGAGGAGCAGCGAGCCGTCCTGCAAACGCAAGGCGTGACAAATCCGAACGCATTTCTAGAACAAGCAGTAGAACGCGGCCTGAATGACCTTCTTACCAATCCACAAAATCTCGTGATGCTCGCAAAGTCTGTAAAGGACAAGAATTGGCCACGCAATCGGACTGAACTATTACAGAATGCTACTACGCTGCTGTTATCCGAACACAATCCCACGCGTGCGCGTTCGGGGGATGGTGTCTACGGGGCAGATGAGCTTCGCGCACCAGCGGGGGCTGTTCTGGCGACACGCCTAATAAGCGATGTGGGCGGCGTAAGTTTAGCCGACAACGAAGCGGTAGATGAATATCCAAGTTACCGAACCACACCATTCCCTGACCGGGATAGAGTCCGGGCCGCGCTCGGTCGCCGGGTCTTCATTGGAAACGGCGACGAGGCCGCAGATTATACTCACCGCACGACGGCCGAATAAAGGGATTGACACACCGCCCAAGCTAGCCCTGCTTTATGAGCTGGCAATCCATCTTGCCATCGGCGTCGATAATTCTCAATTCGACGAGCTCTATTATTACGCAGACTCTCATTCACATCTCTCCGCTGTTCGAGGTCGCGTCATTACCTCTCCGTTGGAAGATTGGCGACGAGAAGATGCTGCACGCGCCTCTCAGCAGGCTTCAGACGATGAGCAGAGCGCGATTGCACGTCGCCACGAATTCGAGCGCGACAAGTCAGAAATTGCATCTGGAAGACACTTAGGCTGGCTACAGTGGCTCGCAGAAATTTACTTCGACGAGAACATGGAAGCCACGCCGTATCAACGACTGGAGCAGAAAATTGGAGCTGAGAATGCCGAGGTAGCTATTGCGGGCTTCAAGGCTTGCCTTCATAGGACCGACTTACCTACGGTTAAAGACGTAGGGAAAGCCAGCGCACAAAACCGCTATCCAAAGTGGTGGTACGCCCATACGACGCAGTTGGACCGTCTGTACACCGCAGACCCAGAGGCAAGCGGATATGGGATATACGGTGTATTTTGGTTTGGTCCAAAGCGCCCCCGAAAAATCCCTGCCAGACCGGACGGCGGAAGATCGCCCAGTACCGCAATGGAAATGTTGGAGATTTTGACCGGGATGATACCAGCTCAGAAGCGAGAGAAATTGAGCGTCGTCGTACTGGATGTTTCGGGCCCAGCTGGCGCGCAAAAGAACCCAAAAGGCAACCGACTAAAGACTTCTTCATCGCGCAAGCGGAAGGGAGCGCTTGGCGCGGAGAAGAACCCTAAAGGGACAAAGCGACGAGGCAATCGAACAAAGGTGCCTCCACCTCAAAAGCGGAAGCCGAGCGTTGTTAGGAAGGGAGCAAAAACTTCTGCGTCTATCAAGTTAGGATCGAAGCGTAAGAAGAGACAGTAGGTCACGCCTGTGGAGATGCTCCGCCCAAAAGCGGGACAATGGTCCGAGTTACCGGCTGAGTTATCGTCCTTGTCCTAACGTCGTCCGACTTTTGATTAGTGTCTGTGCGTTGCCTCTTGTTGTCTACGTTGCTAAGTAGAGCACAAAGGTGGGACATTGTGTCCTTCCTACCCAACCAGAGCGCCGGCAAAACTTTGGCTTTCTTGCGATGGTGGATGCTCCTGCCGGGCCCACCACGCTTCGCCCTTCGGGCTGCGCGTGGCGCAGCCACGCAGGAGCCCGAAGCACGAAGCGTGTCCGGCGTAGCTGGAGCAAAGCGGAAACGAAGACGGACCGTTGCCGCAAGCTCCGCCTCGAACTCCAGCGCATCGCAACTCCGCATCACTCAAGCCGAGCCATCGTTCCAATCGGTGCAAGTGAGCTGCTGCCGGCTTGATGGACACCCGGTTAAGCTAATCCCACCTTGCGATCGAACGCAGACGAAAAGCAGAGCAAGTCGATCACGCCGGTCGTCTCCGGTCGCCTGATCCCGTCGTCAGCTCCCTCGATCATTGCTCCGGCAGGCAACGCTTCACGGCAGGACGGGTTTGCAGATTCGCACGAATTGCACCGCCAACCCGTGCATGATGCCGCGGATGTTACCCGCCGTGAGGCAGCCGCGGATTGCGAGGACATCGACCGAGGCTCACTTAACTGCTCATCGTTAGGTCCATTGGAGACATTGCCATGCGATCGGGTCTGGTCTTGAGCCTTTTGATTGTCCTGTGCGCACCGGTCAGCGCCGCTATGGCGGCCCAGGGACATCGGCATCATGCAACTGTTCACTCCACCCACGTTTGGACGAGAGGGCCCGCTGCCGCCTGGGCCTATTCGCCGGCTGCGCCGGCGCGCCCTCAGCCGACCCCGCACTACGATGATCAACCAGAACCAGGTCACAATCCGTTTGCGGGATGGGGCGGTTAGTACCGGACGCCATCGCAGCGGCGCGGGTCGCTGCTCCCGGCCGCCGGCCGCAATATTTCGGATGCGCCTTGCCGGTTCGACCAACCCGCGGCAGTTCCCAGCACACTCGCCTTAACAAAAGTGGTTACTCAATCATTGACGCTCCACGGGGACGCAAGTCGTGACCGCCCTTCGCGCCGAGCGCGCCGCTGCGCCGGCCCTCGCATGTTTGGGCAAATCGGGTCGAGCACGTCGCCTGCATGATCTTTCGTTCATCCGCCGCGGTTCATTAACGACGCAGTGCGAATTGGCTTCTGGAGAAGCCCATCTTTGATAAATTTCGCATAGGACCACAAAGGCACCAATCCAGGCCGGCCGCGCAACTGGCCGCGTCCCCCTGGACGGCGAATTCAGACGCGAGCCGTTCGTGAACGCGACCACCCGGTTCACCGGCGAGGAGAGTTGAGATGCAGGTCAGATCGGCGCTTCAGATCAATTTGCATCCGCTGGACGTGCGCCATGCCGTTCACACGCTTCCGCATCAGCTCGACGTGTGGGGCGATCAGGTCGATCGCATCGTCTTCACTGTCGACACCAGGCAGAGCAGGAGCGGCCGCTACACCGGCAGCGCCTACGAGGAGTGCCGCGGACGCCTGTTTGCGCTGCTGGAAGCCATCGCGCGGCAGTCGCCGAAGGCGGAGATTTCCGAGGTCGATTATTCGCCGGCGGCGTTGGAGGCCGTGCGGCAGCGCTATTTCTCGACGAGCCGCGTCTATCCGGAAAAGGCCTTCGATGGCGGACCGTTCCATGCCTATTTCTACGGTCTGTTGAAGACCAACGCCGATTATGTGGTGCATATGGACAGCGACATGCTGTTCGGCGGCGGCAGCCAGGTCTGGCTGGAGGAGGCGATCGGCTGGCTCAAGACCACGCCCGACGCACTGTTCGCCGGACCACTTCCCGGTCCTCCCCGCGCCGACGGCACGCTCGGCGATTTGCACGGCGGGTTTCCAGGCTTGACCCACGTCCAGCCGCCCGAGCGGCTCGCTGCCGCCTACCCGGCTTACCGCTTTCGCACCGTGAGCACGCGTATCTTCGTTCTCGATCAGGTCAGGTTCGACGCGTCGATCGGGGCGCTGGACCTGGTGCGCCCGAATCTCCGGCGCCGGATCCGCGCGAGACTGTTCCACCAGTCGCCACTGACGATGCCGGCCGAGGAGATCATCTCCGCCGCCATGCTGCGCAGGCAACTCTCGCGGATCGACTTTCTCGGTTCGGGCGCCGGGCTCTACTCGCTGCATCCGCCGTACCGCACCGATACTTTCTATCGCGAATTGCCACAGTTGATCGCTCGCGTCGTCGCCGGTGCGATACCGGACGCCCAGCGGGGCGACTATGACGTCAATTCAAGCATGTTCGACTGGACGGAGGCGCTTCGGCAGAAGACCGTCGGCCGCCGCCTTGCCCGCGCCGCCCGCACGCTGATGTCGAGCTGAGCATCATTGCCGCGCGGTCGCGTGGCCGAAGCGGAGCGGAAGCCGGATCGGGCCGCCCGTCAAACTGCCGCGAGCAACATCGCCCATCGCAGGAACATCGAAAGCTGCGCGCCGTTGGTGGTGCCCGCAACTGGAGAACAGACATGAAGATTGTTCCATGTGTCGGCATGATCGCCGCGGCGATCGCCGTGACCACGGTGGCAACCCCGAGCTTCGCTCAAGGCCCGGGTCCCTGCACGAGCTCGGGCAACATGGCCGTCGGCGCCGAAGGCCCCGCCATGAGTGGCGGCCAGTTGATGGCCGGCGTCGGAAATTGCCGCCATCGCCACGCCAGGTGGCGCGACAGCTACGGCTACTATCAGGCGCCGGCCCGCGGCTATTACGACCGTGGCTACTACGACCGCGGATATGACGGCCCTGATGTCACGATCGGCGTTGGTCCCGGTCGCTGGTGAGAACAGAGGAGAGGCCGCCGTCAGGGCGGCCTCTTTCGTTGCGAAAAGGCCCTTTCAGGCGGCGCCAGGTTCGCACCAGCCTGGCACCAGGGAATGCCGCGGCGCGGAGCATCCCGACGATTTCAGCGACACCAGCGGCGCTGGTATCTTGTCTCGATCCAGCGATCGCGGTCCACGTCAGCGTCGGTCACCTCGCCGGCGCGCGCGACGCGCCCGCCTAACCTTCCACCCGGTATAGCCGCCACCGCGCCGGCACGCCCTTGAGCTGATGGCTGCCGTGATCCCTGAGGCGGATCTGGGATTGCGCCGCGAGCAGGTCCTTCACCGCGCTCGAGACGAGGACTTCGCCGGCGCGCGCCTTGGCGGCGACGCGGGTGCCGATGTGGAACGCGAGACCGACCATCTCGCCGCCGCTGATCGTGTATTCGCCCGCGTGCAGGCCGACCCTGATCTCGAGGCCGAGCGTACGCACGGCCTTCTGAATCGCGGTTGCGCAATTGATTCCGGCGGCCGGCGCCTTGAAGGTCGCGAGCACGCCGTCGCCGGTCGTCACCACTTCCTTGCCGCGCGACGACTTCAACTCTTTCCGGACCGCGGCGTAATAGAGGCCCATCACCTTGGTCCAGCGCGCATCGCCGAGCTTTGCGGCCTTTGCCGTGGAGCCGACGATGTCGACGATCAGGATCGTGGCGAGCGCCTGCTTGAGGTCGGCGCTGCCGTTCGCGGATTTGCGCCGGGTCGCGATGGCGCCGCTCAGCGGCTCGTAGTCATGGCTGCGCCGTCGTGCGATCGCGGATTTGGTGTAGTCCTGCGCGCGCTGCGCGGTGCCGCAACGGATGGTTTTCTCCTGCGGCAGATGCGTCCAGTAGACCTTGCGGCCCTTGCCGGCGCCTTGCACCTCGACCGCGCCCCATTTCAGGAACACCGCCGAGCCGACCCGCCGCACGCACCACGCCTTCGAGGTGTACCCTGAGACGTTCGACTGATGCAGACCGATGCGAAGGAATTTGGGCATGACGGAGCGGCGATCGCTGGACCATTTTTGGCGGAGCTGAAGCGTAGTTGGACGCCCGCACCTTGGCAACAGCAGCGCCCATCACCCCCTGCCCCTCCCAACCTGATCAAAATTTCATGCAACCGGCGATTTTCCGTGACGTTGATCCTGCGAAGGCAGGATGAACTTTTGAGCGACAGGGAGAACGTACAATGCGTGTTGCCATCTTACTTGCGACCACCGCCACGATCGCACTGGGCTCTGCGGCGTGGGCAGCGTCCAACAAGGACAATACTCCGCAAGCGTCGGACATCCGGCAGGACGTGACGAAGACCTTGCAAAAATCCGGATACAGGGACATCAGCCTCGCGCCGACCTCGTTCGACGTGAAGGCTGTCGATAGCGACGGAAATCCGGTGAGGATGTCGATCGGGCCGGACAGCTTCGCCGAGATGATCACCGTCAGCGACAGCCATCCGAGCGCCACGGATCAGAACGCCAGCGCGGCTCGTCCCGGCAATGCCGGCGACTACGTCACCGTCCAGAAGTCCGACGATATTGCATCCAAGCTCATCGGTCTCGACGTCTACAACAACGACAACAAGGACATCGGCACCATCAAGGACATCGCGCTCGACCAGAGCGGCCACGCCAACGCCTACATCCTGTCCGTCGGCGG
The genomic region above belongs to Bradyrhizobium sp. CCBAU 53338 and contains:
- a CDS encoding tripartite tricarboxylate transporter substrate binding protein; the encoded protein is MLRILRNAVFGLVILSGLFAAAPPASAAYPDRPVHWLIGFAAGGPVDIVARIMAQALSDRLGQQFIVENRAGSGGNIAAGAAINAAPDGYTLLFVAPNNAISTSLYKKLPFDFLRDTTPVASIMQLTNMLVVSNAMPVKTVQEFIDYCKANPGKISFASSGNGTSVHMSAELFKAMTKCDMIHVPYRGSALAFPDIISNKVQLIFDNLPSALEQSRGGNVRALGVTSPQRWPALPDMPAIAETVPGFESVGFYGISAPKGTPADIVELLNKAVNEALKDPKVMARLTENGGIPRPMTPAEFGKLVADETEKWRKVVEFAGVSVD
- a CDS encoding glycosyltransferase family A protein, with product MQVRSALQINLHPLDVRHAVHTLPHQLDVWGDQVDRIVFTVDTRQSRSGRYTGSAYEECRGRLFALLEAIARQSPKAEISEVDYSPAALEAVRQRYFSTSRVYPEKAFDGGPFHAYFYGLLKTNADYVVHMDSDMLFGGGSQVWLEEAIGWLKTTPDALFAGPLPGPPRADGTLGDLHGGFPGLTHVQPPERLAAAYPAYRFRTVSTRIFVLDQVRFDASIGALDLVRPNLRRRIRARLFHQSPLTMPAEEIISAAMLRRQLSRIDFLGSGAGLYSLHPPYRTDTFYRELPQLIARVVAGAIPDAQRGDYDVNSSMFDWTEALRQKTVGRRLARAARTLMSS
- a CDS encoding adenylate/guanylate cyclase domain-containing protein, translating into MPKFLRIGLHQSNVSGYTSKAWCVRRVGSAVFLKWGAVEVQGAGKGRKVYWTHLPQEKTIRCGTAQRAQDYTKSAIARRRSHDYEPLSGAIATRRKSANGSADLKQALATILIVDIVGSTAKAAKLGDARWTKVMGLYYAAVRKELKSSRGKEVVTTGDGVLATFKAPAAGINCATAIQKAVRTLGLEIRVGLHAGEYTISGGEMVGLAFHIGTRVAAKARAGEVLVSSAVKDLLAAQSQIRLRDHGSHQLKGVPARWRLYRVEG
- a CDS encoding PRC-barrel domain-containing protein, with translation MRVAILLATTATIALGSAAWAASNKDNTPQASDIRQDVTKTLQKSGYRDISLAPTSFDVKAVDSDGNPVRMSIGPDSFAEMITVSDSHPSATDQNASAARPGNAGDYVTVQKSDDIASKLIGLDVYNNDNKDIGTIKDIALDQSGHANAYILSVGGFLGLGEHYVAVAPSAIHVTYNDNKWHAGMSATADQLKSAPEFKYSGRWGGSVT